The Vidua chalybeata isolate OUT-0048 chromosome 6, bVidCha1 merged haplotype, whole genome shotgun sequence genome has a segment encoding these proteins:
- the LOC128790088 gene encoding epidermal growth factor receptor kinase substrate 8-like protein 2 isoform X1 has product MSHKGSLNNNPGSSNGSMGKAEGASKLSAKDLYEQRKKYSNSNIIMHETSQYHVQHLATFIMDKSESITTVDDAIRKLILLNSKEKIWTQEMLLQVNDKSIRLLDCETQEELEDFPLPTVQHCQTVLNQMRYSSILLLVCQDSEQHKPDIHFFNCDEVEAEMVHEDIESALADHKHGKKIRPQTLKANQEKIKQRQSILPPPQGPAPIPIQHDMRGSAMSRNRVAPPSQHDPDYERRSSGSHDHEESRAMLAQKIEKETQILNCTLDDIEVFVARLQKAAEAFRQLNQRKKGKKNKKKGPAEGMLTLRARPPSEAEFIDCFQKTKLAFNLLAKLRKHIQNPSASELVHFLFGPLELIINSCGGPELARSVLSPLLSKDATDFLRGHLTPKEINLWDSLGETWTRSRAEWPRDANIPTYIPKFRNGWEPPTEIFRGAPWEIDIGHLQEELSSANGYPYRNSSVKRGQTAEQTQPGDAFKQNVTPHGNRNFEAQGVAVPRRFAKIRYDFTARNANELSVLKDEILEVLEDNKQWWKLLNRSGQAGYVPYNILDVVKLEELEQSNQRYKGDLSPRGYGPSSPTHKLPASYAGDKWGSEMLSRNSAQDAKEQLIHQMDELNDELLKKITNNKIQPPHRNFKVEKPQQVFVPLTFESSTEEVKAWLEAKSFSKETVEHLGILTGAQLFSLNREELKKVCGDEGNRVYSKITVEKNQLEKSRGESELQEIMKRRQERIDSAN; this is encoded by the exons aacaaaggaaaaaatactctaACTCCAACATCATTATGCACGAGACTTCCCAGTACCACGTCCAG CACTTGGCCACCTTCATCATGGACAAGAGCGAGTCCATCACAACAGTGGATGATGCAATCCGGAAACTCATCCTGCTCAACTCCAAAGAGAAGATCTGGAcacaggagatgctgctgcaagTGAATGACAAGTCCATCCGGCTGCTGGACTGTGAGACACAG gaggagctggaggactTTCCCCTGCCGAcagtgcagcactgccagaCAGTGCTCAATCAGATGCGCTATTCCTCCATCCTCCTGCTCGTGTGTCAGGATTCTGAGCAGCACAAACCTGACATCCACTTCTTCAATTGTGATGAGGTGGAG GCGGAGATGGTTCATGAGGACATAGAAAGTGCTCTGGCAGACCACAAGCATGGGAAGAAGATACGGCCACAGACACTCAA GGCAAACCAGGAAAAGATCAAGCAGAGACAATCCATCCTCCCCCCACCTCAAGGACCGGCTCCCATCCCGATCCAGCATGACATGCGAGGCTCAGCCATGAGCAGGAACAGGGTGGCACCTCCTTCCCAGCATGATCCAG ACTATGAACGACGAAGCTCTGGCTCTCATGACCATGAGGAATCCCGTGCCATGTTAGCACAGAAGATTGAAAAGGAAACg CAAATCCTGAACTGCACCCTGGATGACATTGAAGTGTTCGTCGCCCGGCTCCAGAAGGCTGCAGAGGCATTCCGACAGCTCAAccaaaggaagaaagggaagaagaacaagaagaaaggGCCAGCAG AGGGAATGCTGACCCTCCGAGCAAGACCCCCGAGCGAGGCTGAGTTCATTGACTGCTTCCAGAAAACCAAACTGGCTTTTAACCTCTTG GCCAAACTGAGAAAGCATATTCAGAACCCCAGTGCTTCGGAGCTGGTGCATTTCCTATTTGGGCCACTGGAACTG ATCATCAATAGCTGTGGTGGCCCCGAGCTGGCCCGGTCTGTCCTCAGTCCACTGCTTTCTAAAGATGCCACTGATTTCCTGAGAGGACACCTGACACCCAAAGAGATTAACCTCTGGGATTCCCTGGGGGAAACATGGACCAGATCCAG AGCTGAGTGGCCCCGAGATGCGAACATCCCCACCTACATCCCCAAATTCCGCAACGGCTGGGAACCACCCACAGAAATCTTCCGTGGAGCTCCCTGGGAAATAGACATCGGACACTTGCAAGAGGAG ctctcctcaGCCAATGGATATCCTTACCGGAACTCCTCAGTCAAGCGTGGCCAGACGGCTGAGCAGACACAGCCTGGGGATGCCTTCAAACAGAACGTCACTCCACATGGAAATAG GAATTTTGAGGCCCAGGGagtggctgtgcccaggagaTTTGCCAAAATCCGCTACGATTTCACTGCACGAAACGCCAATGAGCTCTCAGTGCTGAAGGATGAAATCCTGGAG GTGTTGGAAGATAATAAGCAATGGTGGAAGTTGCTCAACCGGAGTGGGCAAGCTGGTTACGTTCCATATAATATCCTGGATGTGGTGAAACTGGAAGAGCTTGAACAG TCTAACCAGAGGTACAAAGGAGACCTGAGTCCCAGGGGCTATGGCCCATCCAGTCCAACTCACAAGCTGCCTGCCAGCTACGCAGGGGATAAGTGGGGCAGTGAGATGTTATCACGCAACTCTGCACAGGACGCCAAAGAAC AACTTATTCACCAAATGGATGAGCTGAACGACGAGCTGCTAAAGAAGATCACAAACAATAAAATTCAGCCTCCCCACAGGAATTTCAAAGTGGAAAAGCCTCAGCAAGTTTTTGTGCCCCTCACCTTTGAATCCAGCACTGAAGAAGTCAAAGCCTGGCTGGAGGCCAAGTCATTCAGCAAAGA GACCGTGGAACACCTGGGCATCCTCACTGGAGCTCAGCTCTTCTCCCTCAATAGAGAGGAGCTGAAGAAGGTGTGTGGTGATGAGGGAAACAGAGTGTACAGCAAGATCACGGTGGAGAAAAACCAGCTGGAG aaaagcagaggggaGTCAGAGCTCCAAGAAATCATGAAGCGCCGCCAGGAAAGGATTGATTCTGCTAATTAA
- the LOC128790088 gene encoding epidermal growth factor receptor kinase substrate 8-like protein 2 isoform X2, translating to MHETSQYHVQHLATFIMDKSESITTVDDAIRKLILLNSKEKIWTQEMLLQVNDKSIRLLDCETQEELEDFPLPTVQHCQTVLNQMRYSSILLLVCQDSEQHKPDIHFFNCDEVEAEMVHEDIESALADHKHGKKIRPQTLKANQEKIKQRQSILPPPQGPAPIPIQHDMRGSAMSRNRVAPPSQHDPDYERRSSGSHDHEESRAMLAQKIEKETQILNCTLDDIEVFVARLQKAAEAFRQLNQRKKGKKNKKKGPAEGMLTLRARPPSEAEFIDCFQKTKLAFNLLAKLRKHIQNPSASELVHFLFGPLELIINSCGGPELARSVLSPLLSKDATDFLRGHLTPKEINLWDSLGETWTRSRAEWPRDANIPTYIPKFRNGWEPPTEIFRGAPWEIDIGHLQEELSSANGYPYRNSSVKRGQTAEQTQPGDAFKQNVTPHGNRNFEAQGVAVPRRFAKIRYDFTARNANELSVLKDEILEVLEDNKQWWKLLNRSGQAGYVPYNILDVVKLEELEQSNQRYKGDLSPRGYGPSSPTHKLPASYAGDKWGSEMLSRNSAQDAKEQLIHQMDELNDELLKKITNNKIQPPHRNFKVEKPQQVFVPLTFESSTEEVKAWLEAKSFSKETVEHLGILTGAQLFSLNREELKKVCGDEGNRVYSKITVEKNQLEKSRGESELQEIMKRRQERIDSAN from the exons ATGCACGAGACTTCCCAGTACCACGTCCAG CACTTGGCCACCTTCATCATGGACAAGAGCGAGTCCATCACAACAGTGGATGATGCAATCCGGAAACTCATCCTGCTCAACTCCAAAGAGAAGATCTGGAcacaggagatgctgctgcaagTGAATGACAAGTCCATCCGGCTGCTGGACTGTGAGACACAG gaggagctggaggactTTCCCCTGCCGAcagtgcagcactgccagaCAGTGCTCAATCAGATGCGCTATTCCTCCATCCTCCTGCTCGTGTGTCAGGATTCTGAGCAGCACAAACCTGACATCCACTTCTTCAATTGTGATGAGGTGGAG GCGGAGATGGTTCATGAGGACATAGAAAGTGCTCTGGCAGACCACAAGCATGGGAAGAAGATACGGCCACAGACACTCAA GGCAAACCAGGAAAAGATCAAGCAGAGACAATCCATCCTCCCCCCACCTCAAGGACCGGCTCCCATCCCGATCCAGCATGACATGCGAGGCTCAGCCATGAGCAGGAACAGGGTGGCACCTCCTTCCCAGCATGATCCAG ACTATGAACGACGAAGCTCTGGCTCTCATGACCATGAGGAATCCCGTGCCATGTTAGCACAGAAGATTGAAAAGGAAACg CAAATCCTGAACTGCACCCTGGATGACATTGAAGTGTTCGTCGCCCGGCTCCAGAAGGCTGCAGAGGCATTCCGACAGCTCAAccaaaggaagaaagggaagaagaacaagaagaaaggGCCAGCAG AGGGAATGCTGACCCTCCGAGCAAGACCCCCGAGCGAGGCTGAGTTCATTGACTGCTTCCAGAAAACCAAACTGGCTTTTAACCTCTTG GCCAAACTGAGAAAGCATATTCAGAACCCCAGTGCTTCGGAGCTGGTGCATTTCCTATTTGGGCCACTGGAACTG ATCATCAATAGCTGTGGTGGCCCCGAGCTGGCCCGGTCTGTCCTCAGTCCACTGCTTTCTAAAGATGCCACTGATTTCCTGAGAGGACACCTGACACCCAAAGAGATTAACCTCTGGGATTCCCTGGGGGAAACATGGACCAGATCCAG AGCTGAGTGGCCCCGAGATGCGAACATCCCCACCTACATCCCCAAATTCCGCAACGGCTGGGAACCACCCACAGAAATCTTCCGTGGAGCTCCCTGGGAAATAGACATCGGACACTTGCAAGAGGAG ctctcctcaGCCAATGGATATCCTTACCGGAACTCCTCAGTCAAGCGTGGCCAGACGGCTGAGCAGACACAGCCTGGGGATGCCTTCAAACAGAACGTCACTCCACATGGAAATAG GAATTTTGAGGCCCAGGGagtggctgtgcccaggagaTTTGCCAAAATCCGCTACGATTTCACTGCACGAAACGCCAATGAGCTCTCAGTGCTGAAGGATGAAATCCTGGAG GTGTTGGAAGATAATAAGCAATGGTGGAAGTTGCTCAACCGGAGTGGGCAAGCTGGTTACGTTCCATATAATATCCTGGATGTGGTGAAACTGGAAGAGCTTGAACAG TCTAACCAGAGGTACAAAGGAGACCTGAGTCCCAGGGGCTATGGCCCATCCAGTCCAACTCACAAGCTGCCTGCCAGCTACGCAGGGGATAAGTGGGGCAGTGAGATGTTATCACGCAACTCTGCACAGGACGCCAAAGAAC AACTTATTCACCAAATGGATGAGCTGAACGACGAGCTGCTAAAGAAGATCACAAACAATAAAATTCAGCCTCCCCACAGGAATTTCAAAGTGGAAAAGCCTCAGCAAGTTTTTGTGCCCCTCACCTTTGAATCCAGCACTGAAGAAGTCAAAGCCTGGCTGGAGGCCAAGTCATTCAGCAAAGA GACCGTGGAACACCTGGGCATCCTCACTGGAGCTCAGCTCTTCTCCCTCAATAGAGAGGAGCTGAAGAAGGTGTGTGGTGATGAGGGAAACAGAGTGTACAGCAAGATCACGGTGGAGAAAAACCAGCTGGAG aaaagcagaggggaGTCAGAGCTCCAAGAAATCATGAAGCGCCGCCAGGAAAGGATTGATTCTGCTAATTAA